The DNA window CTGAGTTTGATCATCTGTTTCAGCTTCCAACTTATTTGATTTCTCTGGGATATTCTGAGATGAGCCCTCAATCTTACCTTCCTGCATTTCTGAGGAATATGAAGATTTGTCTGTGTTTCCAGATGTATCTTCTGGTCCAATGCTACAAACTAGTGTGTGTTCGGAATCGGTACCAACAACTTGACTTTCTTCACATTCCATGCTACCACCATGAGATTCatcgttttctttttcaaacttttttgatTCATCCATTGCTACTGAGATGTCACAAGAACTCTTCTTAGACGAGCCCTCAATCTTATCCGCCTCCATTGTTAGAGAACATGAAGACTGGCATATGTTCTCCAAAGAATTTTCAGGCCCGGTCATAGGAAAATCAGATACAGCCAGTTGGTTGCTACTTTCAGTTTCAGACTGTTTTGCTTCCTCTAGAGCAAGCAAGACGCAATGAGAACTTTTCTCATTTAAACAATTAGCGTTTTCTGCCTTTGTTTCTGAGACAGATGGCACACAACTGTTTTCCAAAGAAGTTTCATGCACAATTCCACCAACCTCAGATACTATCATTTGACTGCCCTCTTCAATTGCAGATGGTTTTGATTGCTTGGCTACTGAGCTGTCATCTTGGTGGTTCTCAGATGATCTTGCAATCTCAGATTCCTGCATCCATATGCCCGTGTTAGTTTCAGGCACAACTCCATCTACCTGAGATGGATTTACTTGAACCTCATTATTAGTAGCAGACCCTTTAGATGTCTCTAGTACTACTGAGCGGCCAAATATATCCTGCTCAGAAGAGCCCTCAACCACTGGTGCCTCTGATACCAAGGAAGATCTTGGCGAAACCATGTTCTCTGATACATTTTCTCGTACCAAAGTCTCAGCATGAGATGCATCTAGTTGCTCGCCTGCTTCAGCTTCTGACCCTCCTGAATTTTGAACTATTACAGATGAACAAAGCGCACCCTTCTCAGATGAGCCCTCAACCTGACCTTCCTCTATTACAAGAGAAGATGGTAAGGGATCCACAATTTCTTGTACACTATCAGACACCTTCTGCGAGCCCTTCTGATCATCATTTTCAACTTCAGATCCCTTTGCTCCCTCTGGCACCACCAAACAGCAAGCCACATCATTCTCCAAAATGCCATTGATGTTTTCTTCTGCTTCCAAGGAAGATTGGGGTAGAACCATGTGTTCTGGTCTAATTTCTGGAATGATAACATTAGCATTAGATACATCCATTTTACTGGCCATTTGAGCCTCAAACCCCTTTGATGTTTCTGGTTCCATTGAGCTGCCAGCTAAACCCTGCTCAAATGGTCTACTGTCCTTTTCTTCCTCCCTTGCCAGTGGGGACGAGGGTAGAACCAAGTTTTCTGACAAATCTTTTGGCACAAACGCACCAACCTGAGAATATTCTGCTTCGTTACCTGCTTCAGATTTGCGTGGTTCCTCCAGTACTACTGAGCTTCCAACAAGATCATTCTCACATGGGCCATAGGTATTTCCTCTGAGTGGAGAAATACTTTGCAGCACAATCCCACCAAACTGAGAAAAAGAATCCTTTCGATGACTGGCTCCAGCTGCAGGACTGTTTGGCTCTATCTTGTTGGAAGAAGACGGATATTTAAGAGAAGAGGCCTGGTAATAGCATTTTATTAGTTACCAACTGAATTAATGCACAAAAATtgatacaaggaaaaaaaacatcatacatCAATAGAGCAAGTTGTTAATCACCCACAAAGAAACAACACTCCCACGCATGCACAAACTCCAAAATAGCCCTTCCTAGATCCTATGTTATTAGTAAAGCCCAATGACCCTCACTGAAAACTGAGTGTTTGCAATGCGAATGACTAACAGTAGATTTAAAGAACAGGCTAAAACTATCCCTAGACTTCAAGCAAACACAAACTcaaatataaaaccaaactgCCCCTTAAGTAATCTGCAAGTCCAATTAGGCACAAACCatcataaagaaaaggaaactgcACATGGAACAAATAATGGGCAAGTCAGAAAGTAGAACAGAGAGTTATGACAATATAACTAAATGATATGAAACTCTAAACCCTTAAGCAGTGAAATGTTTAGGCAAATGTAACTTTTCTGTAACCAAatatctattaaaaaacaaatcaaagaaaaaccgCCATATGTGGTAACAAGTCACCTAAGAAGAAACAAAGAGAAACCCCAAATGGTGTTGGAAAAAAACCAACACCTAAGAGGAGAACAAAGAGAAATGTCAGAAGTTTGAGGGGTCCTATGCAATATTGCCAAGTCTAGTGGACACCTCATTAGAGAcaatttacctttaaaaaaaaacctcatccaAGAATTAGAAAGATAAGCAGATGCTGTCCCTGTCTAAGGAAAATCGAGATAAGAAAAACaacagaataaaaaacaaacctctGATACAGCAGGATCAATTTGCATTTTGCAGACCTCCTCACCCTCAACCTTGGTTATATCAACCCCCAATTGAATTTGAGTTTTAGCTTCATCATCTCTGATTTCTAGAGAAGAATCAAGAGACTCTTTCACAGAAGGCTTATTACTGCTTCTAGATACACTATCAGCTACACTTAGGATATTTCTTGAATCTGAATGATCTGCAACAGGAGTAACAGCCCCTAAGGAAAAATAATCAGTATAATCAGGTTTATTGGAAATTGTATGATTTCCAAGGCTAACAACATGTGGAGAAGACTTAGGAGATGCTTTTGAAGCCTCCATTCTGTTTCCAGAGTCACTCCTAGGGTGTTCTGTTACATCTGAAACAGATATGGTAACCATGGGAGGATCACCACCATCACCAAGAAGACCTTCAGGAGCAGGTCTCTGAGAAGTAATATTGTCCCTGTCACCAGCATCAAGAACTGAATGATTGGCTTCCATAGTACCTCCCGTGATTGGGTTTTCAGTGGAAGCCCGTATCAACTCTCTCATTTTTTCAACACGGCCATGACTGGTCTTGATTTCAAGCATAGAGGGATTGATTTCAGAAGTAGGAGCCTTACCCAAAGCAGGAGTATGATCCCCTTCCATCTTGACACCATCTCCAAACCCAGGCTGTTTAGAATCATCAATTGAACTCCCCATGACTGGAACTGTAGCTTCTAAAATTGACACAGCGGATAGTGCTTTACCCTCTAAGCTTTGGTTTTTTGCCACCTCCACAGACATCTTACTTGAAACAGGGGCACTTCTAACTTCAACTGTAGAAGAgtcaccaattttattttttgaagagcAAGTCTCAGAAAATATCTCCTTCATCACACGAGCAACATCAGTTACATCAGCAGTCTGAATTCGGCCAACAGCCAGAATCCCACtagcttcttttctttttggatctTGACTAACTAAACCACTGGGAATATGTGCTTCCTAAAAgtgaaaagcaaaagcaaaaacaaaaacaaacaataaatattaaatatgaaacAGCATGTAAACAAAATATAACACTGATTTACTGTTAAAGAGTAGATGGAATACAGCtaatacaaagaaaaacaaatgcccTATTATACTTAGGACACAATATAATAGcaataaatatattcaattgTATCAACTCTAAATTGATATGATAGGGATACAATTATATATCACTATGATagcaaataattatattgtattgtACCAAATCACCAAATTACAAAATACCTGAACAACATTCTTCAACTCCTTGAGTTCATTTCCTTGCCCACTCCTCAAGGATATGACCTTGCTCCCTAATGAATCTCTGGACTTATTTTGCATTTGCATTTGAGGATTTACAATGGGATCCTGACCAATTGAAGCATCCACAGCAGGTGAAACTGAACCCTGTTTCTTACCTCTTCGTCTAGGTGCTTCCCCTCTGGTAGGAGCTTTATGACCTTGCCTTTTAACTTGCATGGCTTCAGGAGTGTTAGATTGAAATACTGGAGTAACAGAAGGATAAGATGAAATTGGCTGAGAGCTGGAAGTAATCTTTGGAGCAAGCTGATGCACAGTTTTGCAAACACCTTCTACAGTGGCAGAATGGAGTAATGACTCAGTTGCAGGATAAACCACTGGGGAAGGGTTATCCTCTGAGCTTTGATTCTGGACCACCTCTGCAAAGCGCTTACTTAATTGAGGTGTAGACAGGATAACTCCACTTTCACTCCCAGAAACTTCAAGTACTTTAGCTTTTGAAGAGCTATTCACTGCTGAAACCTCCTTTGTCACAGAAGCTACATCATGCATATCAACACCATGTATTTGTCCAGAAGATCCTGCACAAGCTTTGAGTTCTTCGATTTCAGTATGCAAGAAATTATCAATTGTTTCCATCACATCAATTTCAATTCCATTTAGATATCTATAAATCTTACCCATAGATCTGGTAATACCATCATGCGTTGTAAGAGTGCTGGCTGGTTGCCTATGCTGGGCTACATCATCCAAATGCTCAGTTGCTTTTTTATCCTGGCCAACTTCTTGGGACACTTGCTCCTGGTTAACATCTCTTTCCAGAGCATCATTCTGTTGGTTACTAACCATGAAAATAGCTTTACTTCCTGATTCCCCAGATTTATCCTGTGACAACGTTGGATTGGATTTTGAAAGCTGACTGTCTGAAGCATCTGGAACAGAAGGTGATACTGGCAcctctttctttcctttgcGTCGAGTTGTTTCAGTGCCACTTTGAGTCTTTCGGTTTTGCCCTTTGACTTGCATAGGAACTGAAGAACTAGGAACTATGGATTGAATGGTAGGGGAGATAGAAGGGTTGGGAGGGTTTGGTTGAGAATCCAAAGCAGTCCCAGGCCCAGAATTATGAGTGGCTGCACTAATACCCTCTACAGCAGCAGCAGGAAAATTATTAGGATGTTGTGGCATGGGAGCACTAGAAACAGTTCCACCCATGGCAATTACTGATGGATTGACAGATACATTCTGTGATTCATCATTTATATTTGGATCAGGAACAGCAGAACTTGAAGTGGTGGGTGAAACAGCCACTTGATTCTTTCCTCTGCGCCGTGGTGTTTGAACTGCACCTTGAACCTTCCGTCCTCGACCTCTTGATTGCAATGGCACAGAAAGGGGAGCAGTAGTGATTTGTGAGCTAAGTGCAACAGAAACTGGAGTGGTTGGCTGAGCACTGGGAGCAATCCTTGATCCTAAATGAGGAGTGGCTCCACTATTACCTTCTAAATTAGGAACAGGAGAAGAATCAAGAGATGTTATTGAGGAGCCAGACTCTATTCCCTTCTGTAACTCCACATCCACTTTGCCAGTTTCAGGAGGTACTGAGAGTACCATCACAGCTGGAGATTTATCTGAAGTTGCTCTTCTCGGCCTTCCACGCCCCCGTTTTGATGGAGTTACCTCTTTGCTCTGCTGCAGCAGGAGAGGCTCCACAGGAGGTGGCAGCGGTGGCAGTTGTGGTGGAGCTTGAGGTTCTGTGCAACCAATAGCCAATAAAGACCCACTAGCCTCTTTTGGCAAGTTCCTCTCTCCTGTTTCTTCTTTCACCTTAGGAGAGTCTGGAGATTCAGCCTGACAAATCTTCTCAAATTCCTCTTCTGTCCATTGCTCTTCATAAGAGCGTACCTATCGAAGTGAAagacaaaaattaagaaaaagggaTAGTGAAGGCATAACATGCTAACATGTTAGATGGCACATGCTAGGACCACAAGAGTCAAATATAAACGATAAACCTCTCTAGCTCGTTTGCCCCTTCCATAATGTTGAGTATCAAGGCCCCCAACATGCTGCCCCTTACGCTTCGCCCCTGCATTGGATTCTACCCCAGCCTTTGGCATATCATACAACTTCATTGCTTCATAGAGTGCTTTCAAGTCATCATCTGTTACAAGGCGTGAAGGCAAAGGTGGTAGAGGTTCCAAAGCATCCATCCCTTGACCCGATAACAAACTCTTCCATGTTGTCTGCAGAATTAGAAGTTTTATTTAGTTGATGAACCAGAGCAGTTAAGCCATGAAGGCAGGCATATTTTAACCATACCATCTCTTGATCCCGCCTTTGTTTGTCAACTGATTCAAATACATCAATCTCTGATTCACTGCCAACGTAAgttttaataaatatgaaaatttcaACTTGACaatataattcaacaaaaagGCAATGCAATTGATAGCACAAATAATACAGACCGCTTCCCAAAGTAAAGTAGGCCAAAATAGGTACATCAACAGGGAAGGGATTTCAGGATTCCATcgtattcaaatttcaaatccaAAACAATAATTAGCCCTTCCAAAAGGACAGCTAAGATGGCAACTAGTGATTAAACATGGCCTTTAAAAGTAGAATGGTCAGAAATAGTAACCAAGGAAAAATTCCTCCTCTTATTTAAGTTGAAATGTTATTCAGAAAGCTGCACTTATTTACATGAGCACCCCCACTTTTTGAGACAGTGAATTATCTTAGCTCTACAATGACTCACCTTTCTTTTTACCCAACATAACGTATTTGCATAGGAAACCAGAGGATACATCTTATTtgctgataataataataataataataataataaaaaggctTTACAGTGCCACTGGATATCAGCTAGAGAAACTAATTTAGAAGCCCCAGAAGCAAAGCAACATAAAGATGCAGAAGGAACTAATGCCAGAGGCCTCTCCATTGATCAGATACGATGAGATGCAGTGAAAGGAAAACACATTTGAGTCTATCATGGATCATTTATTTGTTATAcgaaaatcttaatttattcaatcatgGACAAAAGGAATAGATAAGTGAATTCAAAAATAGTTTGTTTACATTGAAGCCTAAACATCATTTCCGTACAATTTCTAGCCACCCCGAATGAATCATATTTTTCAACTATGTGGACAAGCtatatataaattctaaaatacaaATGAGCAGCAGCTTGTAAACCATACTATATTATGTGGGTTACCAGTCACAAGAAAATAGAATGCTGACTGACAAATACAACAGCCTTTGAAAAGGATTTACCTGCGAGCTAAGAGATCATTTAGAGCATCATCATCTAAAACAGGGGTAGCCTCCTCTTTCTTGCATTCACGCAGAAGGGACTCCAAGTATTCCCTTCGATCTTCTGCACTGTAAAAACAAGACAGAAATTTCCCCTGGAGCATCAGTTAAAAACCCTTTGGAATAATTTTAAAGAGCAAGCACTTGAACAAATATTCCCGTTAACCTTGTATTATTGTCAAAGAAACCAGCAGTAATGCTCTGATTAGCAACTCCCAGTTTATGCTCAGCAGAAGCTCTGACTTGTTCTTCAACAGTTTGGACCTTACGACAATTAAAATGGTTGAAAAcaagttaaaagttaaaaattaaaaaacatgcctCACCTTCCACAGTCCTTGTGAAATTCAAGATCCAGGGTTCACAACAAGAGAAATCAGGCATTCCTAGcattcactattttattttcctctcGATCTTTTTGCTTTGATTCTTGAACTTTCAAGCCCAAAATCAAAACTGAATTAATTACACATAAAAGATGAATTATCCTTGAATTACTATTTCATATCCCTCTCAATCTAATGTTTAGTTCCccaattaatgaaaaatcattcaGAAATTATGCCAATTTACTCCCTTTAGAAAAACCTAAAAGGAAAGATGAGAACAGTGTATTACCGATATTTAGAACCTATGATCAGGCCCTTTGATCAAGTATAATTTAGATGTCGACAAGGCATAAATGGAAGCACCACAAATActtctataaaaaaacatgaaatttccTACATGGATGCTCATTCCGCTCCAGAGCATCGGCATTTAGACACTGCTCTGAAATAATGATAtccaaacttaaaaaaagaaaaagaagaaaggaggaAATGAAGGATACCACCAAAGacattctaaaagaaaaaacagtatGGCCTGCCCCCCCTGAGAAAGGACAAAGGTTTGGGGGGGGGGATCTTCTTTCAAATCacatagcaaataaaaaaagagaggaaagagtAGGTATTCAATACCTAAGTAGTTTATCAACTCcttgattcttttttgttttatttaggtTTTCCTAGGGACTGGCAAAAGTACTATTTGTCATCTGATGCATTCcagcaaaagaaagaaatggcaTTTATGAGATCAGTCCAAACCCTCAGCTGCCATTGTGAAAGAAAACTATGCTGGTACTGATCATTTTCAAGTCTCGTGAGGCCATGCACCCAGCCTCTCCAGTTTGACATTAATTCATTAGAAACCAGAGTcggttataaaaaaatctcaaatgttCACATTTCCAAAATCAGAAAATCAATATGCACTAGCCTGAAAAGACAACACAAGAAAGGAGAGAATTACTGTTTCAAATCGAAGAACAAGCACGTCCCTCTTCTGGCCAATCCTATGAGCCCTTGCTTGAGCTTGAAGATCAACCTGACAAGGTACCAACATAAACTAGACCAGTTTAGAATCAGTAACCTagatagaaaacaaatcaaggtGTTGCAACTTCATTTATGACCTGAGGATTCCAATCAGTATCAAATATGATCACAGTATCAGCAGCTTGAAGGTTCACTCCAACACCACCAGCCCGAATGCTAAGTCCATATATTTAAAATGTCAGGCTTatggaaattaattaaacataagCATGAAAACACACATGTATTCAATATGCCAGGGCACATCAAAAGGTTTTTGAGATTTAATGTAATTTACTATTAACACGCAATCATAGTAATAAGAGTGAAACAATGAACTGTACAAGCTCCGCTGAAATGCAATGTCTCGTTGCATAACCAACCAATCAACCATTTCATTTGCATCACAACCATTAACAAGACTAAAAAATCCCTACAAGTGTGTGCACGTGCCAAATGGTTACAATATACATGGATTACCTCCTCCAATATCCCATCTCCATGTGCACTCTCTCTTTTAAGAAGGAAGGAAACACAATGCAAATTATTAAACATCCCGAAACCAAAATTTCCTACCTGCAATTTGCCAACCTCCAATTTCCTGCCTCCACAATAGATAAATAGCTAGACAAACAATGTCTAGTATAATTTTGAcgttggaaataaaaaaattatccctcTTTCTATCTCAACCTCATCCAATTTTCTAACCTTGGCATGACTACTATACTACCATGCCCTGGTAAACACCAAAAAAGAACCTAAATATCAAGCATACATGACACATGACTCgccaataaaaacataaaacaggGAAAATCTGGTTGGTTACACAGAAATATCTAAATATCAAGTACATATGAAAAAATGATCACCtgagcaagaaaataaaatatggagAATCTTGTTGGTTAAAACGGTCAATGAGCGAACCACGGTCACCTCCCGAGGTATGACCATCCAAGCGAAGGTATCGATACTGTTTCCAAGTGAGATACTCCTCCATAACATCAAGCAGCCTGGTCAttgtggaaaagaaaagaacctgTATGGATCCAGCAATTGGCAAATCCTCAATACTGGAAAATTAACAGATTCAAAACTAAAGCCCATGGTGATAGGAGTACTTGAAAACCAACAGAGCTTTCATTtatgaagaaaacaacattGAGATGTTTAGCATGCATTtcaacaaaattaagaaaaaggtAATAGGAAAAAGTCTAGAAGCACCCTAATATTCACCCTACAGCAAAATGGTTATAATCCTGCCAGGCACTGGTTCAATTTActcaagaaacaaaataaacttcTAGCAAACATTAAGTAGCAGATTTAATACAAGAATACCCATACCCGATGGTCTGTTGCTTTCAATTTGGGTAGCAAACGATCTAGCATCTCAAGCTTTCCACAAAGTCTAATAATTGGTGGCAGAAAATGCTTAGGTATCAAAGTATCAACCTGCAAAAGGTAATTTCATATTGAGGTTAACGAGAGAAGAAGCAAACTGGTATCAAAATGGACACATAAGACCTTTAACCCAGATTCAGCTCCCAAAAGGAACAATAAAAAGGGCACGGGAAGTATTTTCACAAAGAAAGACAGAACTCATCATAAcagaattttattttccttcttccttgagtattatatcaattcaaataagtcaaaataaacagaaaaagaGAATGCCTCATCCGCATGAAGCTGGCTAAGGTATGGGTGATTGCATATGTTACGAAGCTCCATAACTGAGTTGTGCACTGTTCGAGCCTGCAAAAGATGGGTCTTCTACAGTTAAATAATGGTAATAGTTTTTAGCAGTTACTGTTCATGGAGTACAACCATCAAAAAATGAGGGAACAAAATGCATGTATGTAGGAGACCTTTGAATTTCCAATTGAGCCAAGATTCTCTTCCACTCTCTTCATAAGAAGCTTCTGGTATGCAGAAGCCTCGCACCGAACAAGTCTCTCAATCTTCTCAGGCAGTTGATTCTCAACCTAACAAATGAATTTGAGAATGCAAGCAAAGATGTGAGAATAAATCCCAACACCAAATGTTTCATGtctaacaagaaaaagaaaatccctTGTGATATTTGCTATGCATGCATTCAGATGTGCCAGTGTATGCAATATACAATAATTTTAAGGACCTTGTGTTTCAGTCTCCGAAGTACAAATGGTCGAAGAACTTGGTGGAGACGGTTTATGATCAACAAATTTTCCTCCTCCGAAAGTAAGGCCTACACATGCACACAGCCAGTGATGGTTATATAAGAAATTTGACagaatatcaacaaaaaaagcACCCAGTACAGTGaaacatctttaaaaaaaaaagtagaacaGGTCAAAAGGCTTACTTCATCGGCTGAATTATCACCATTACTCTGAAATGGTTTGTTGAACCACTGAGAAAAATCCTCTGCTGAGTTAAATATGTTAGGTAGCAAAAAGTTGAGTAGTGCCCACAATTCCTCAAGATTGTTCTGCACGAGagaacaataaaattgaattagatAGTAAAATCTGCAGAAAATTATCAAAGGAGGAATGTACAAGGCATGATTCTGTAACAAGAGAAGACACTTTGCATATGTTAAACCAATGCACTCGAAGAATATAAACAATCAATCCAAGAAATAGCAGAACTGAGAGGGGAATTTTGTTACCTGTAGTGGTGTTCCAGTTAATAACAACCTGTGAGAACTCTGATAATGCCTCAAGTCAGCATTCAATTTGCAAGAAGCATTCTTTATGCGATGGCCTTCATCAATTATTATATAGCGCCAATGTATCTTGCTCAGTTTCGGTCTATCGTGTTTGTTCATCAGATATTCATACGTTGTCAGAAGGACATTGAATTTTTGATGCACAATCTTTTCcctgaaaaaaaacaatgattgcACTTACACTTGCAATTCAATAATCCAGACTGCAAAAAGATATGGAGAGTCTCATTCCTATTTGTTATTACTTAAATAGCCTGCGCCTCTCCTCCGGAGGCCCAGAATAGACAATTTTGTGGATTCCAGGTGCCCAGAAATTGATTTCAGTCTCCCAGCCAGGTAAAACTGAAGAAGGTACAACCACCAAGAAAGGCCCTCtatcattttttgtttccaTTAAGTAGCAAATTAGAGAAATAACctaccaaaagaaaagaatgactAGATCATTGGCATATACAGCTAGGAAACAGTATGACAGTAAATAGGAAGAAAACTGATct is part of the Populus alba chromosome 10, ASM523922v2, whole genome shotgun sequence genome and encodes:
- the LOC118034563 gene encoding uncharacterized protein isoform X1 → MASSQSSQNVELEAAKFLHKLIQDSKDEPAKLATKLYVILQHMKSSGKEHSMPYQVISRAMETVINHHGLDIEALRSSRLPLTGGTQMGDSSTAQYGGSSLAVGVGKDSKAGLAENEISKVDPSASSRPPAGPSSAGHDYYQGSGTQRSSQSFDHESPSSLDTRSANSQSQERGANQKDGKKAVAKRKRGDSSLHSEMHVDNPQQLDPRNTIVNPRKGKMNKVDSPGSYAVRGGENTSFNKVPSSGQLEVSSSYVSAGQQQGGSFSSAHESLTSRCMWNQNKAGLPLERSQVPRFSSNAVSGNATAEITLQQSAISSLGSSAFSKVHGGMPATSYPAGPMGEPGFAGLVQYGGSEHQKHGLAKGAVASSAEKTSEGFFSANRVDDFPTSLSTGKILENDGGSSNMFAESNKIIQGGRQSSNSELTMIRSTPPRDVGKSPVSQGSVSPGMPFNEQQLRQLRAQCLVFLAFRNVLPPKKLHLDIALGNVVPKDGGTLDGPRKELTDHKGKAQSSNEPTNIPEVLMACGRLNNAKEFDKVLPGLGGRFLDENCASKEADKLKMMEDKSGLPSDPSMLADERKYLYSTRKLDAEIQRREAMESQAVFTNAMQQPDSARGGLPLSNPVDSMGNAFLQVGKTDHVSSATFINKQAIPEAVSWTRIGSQSLPSGSIQLGLVPDRKDNAPSQFHNLGNSNASDDSKFEFQTRYALDACKVVSVDVSLRNDVSFTTEQDDDDKSAASTDSPPSPKYTMLEKWIMDQQRKKLLTKQGWVLKQQKTKQRIATCFDKLKETVSSSEDISAKTKIVIELKKLQLLELQRRLRSNFLNDFFKPITNDMDRLKSYKKHKHGRRIKQLERYEQKMKEERQKRIRERQKEFFAEIEVHKERLEDVFKIKRERWKGVNKYVKEFHKRKERTHREKIDRIQREKINLLKINDVEGYLRMVQDAKSDRVKQLLKETEKYLQKLGSKLQEAKSMASRFENDMDESRHAAVVEKNETSVENEDESDQAKHYMESNEKYYLMAHSVKESIAEQPTCLLGGKLREYQMNGLRWLVSLYNNHLNGILADEMGLGKTVQVISLICYLMETKNDRGPFLVVVPSSVLPGWETEINFWAPGIHKIVYSGPPEERRRLFKEKIVHQKFNVLLTTYEYLMNKHDRPKLSKIHWRYIIIDEGHRIKNASCKLNADLRHYQSSHRLLLTGTPLQNNLEELWALLNFLLPNIFNSAEDFSQWFNKPFQSNGDNSADEALLSEEENLLIINRLHQVLRPFVLRRLKHKVENQLPEKIERLVRCEASAYQKLLMKRVEENLGSIGNSKARTVHNSVMELRNICNHPYLSQLHADEVDTLIPKHFLPPIIRLCGKLEMLDRLLPKLKATDHRVLFFSTMTRLLDVMEEYLTWKQYRYLRLDGHTSGGDRGSLIDRFNQQDSPYFIFLLSIRAGGVGVNLQAADTVIIFDTDWNPQVDLQAQARAHRIGQKRDVLVLRFETVQTVEEQVRASAEHKLGVANQSITAGFFDNNTSAEDRREYLESLLRECKKEEATPVLDDDALNDLLARSESEIDVFESVDKQRRDQEMTTWKSLLSGQGMDALEPLPPLPSRLVTDDDLKALYEAMKLYDMPKAGVESNAGAKRKGQHVGGLDTQHYGRGKRAREVRSYEEQWTEEEFEKICQAESPDSPKVKEETGERNLPKEASGSLLAIGCTEPQAPPQLPPLPPPVEPLLLQQSKEVTPSKRGRGRPRRATSDKSPAVMVLSVPPETGKVDVELQKGIESGSSITSLDSSPVPNLEGNSGATPHLGSRIAPSAQPTTPVSVALSSQITTAPLSVPLQSRGRGRKVQGAVQTPRRRGKNQVAVSPTTSSSAVPDPNINDESQNVSVNPSVIAMGGTVSSAPMPQHPNNFPAAAVEGISAATHNSGPGTALDSQPNPPNPSISPTIQSIVPSSSVPMQVKGQNRKTQSGTETTRRKGKKEVPVSPSVPDASDSQLSKSNPTLSQDKSGESGSKAIFMVSNQQNDALERDVNQEQVSQEVGQDKKATEHLDDVAQHRQPASTLTTHDGITRSMACAGSSGQIHGVDMHDVASVTKEVSAVNSSSKAKVLEVSGSESGVILSTPQLSKRFAEVVQNQSSEDNPSPVVYPATESLLHSATVEGVCKTVHQLAPKITSSSQPISSYPSVTPVFQSNTPEAMQVKRQGHKAPTRGEAPRRRGKKQGSVSPAVDASIGQDPIVNPQMQMQNKSRDSLGSKVISLRSGQGNELKELKNVVQEAHIPSGLVSQDPKRKEASGILAVGRIQTADVTDVARVMKEIFSETCSSKNKIGDSSTVEVRSAPVSSKMSVEVAKNQSLEGKALSAVSILEATVPVMGSSIDDSKQPGFGDGVKMEGDHTPALGKAPTSEINPSMLEIKTSHGRVEKMRELIRASTENPITGGTMEANHSVLDAGDRDNITSQRPAPEGLLGDGGDPPMVTISVSDVTEHPRSDSGNRMEASKASPKSSPHVVSLGNHTISNKPDYTDYFSLGAVTPVADHSDSRNILSVADSVSRSSNKPSVKESLDSSLEIRDDEAKTQIQLGVDITKVEGEEVCKMQIDPAVSEASSLKYPSSSNKIEPNSPAAGASHRKDSFSQFGGIVLQSISPLRGNTYGPCENDLVGSSVVLEEPRKSEAGNEAEYSQVGAFVPKDLSENLVLPSSPLAREEEKDSRPFEQGLAGSSMEPETSKGFEAQMASKMDVSNANVIIPEIRPEHMVLPQSSLEAEENINGILENDVACCLVVPEGAKGSEVENDDQKGSQKVSDSVQEIVDPLPSSLVIEEGQVEGSSEKGALCSSVIVQNSGGSEAEAGEQLDASHAETLVRENVSENMVSPRSSLVSEAPVVEGSSEQDIFGRSVVLETSKGSATNNEVQVNPSQVDGVVPETNTGIWMQESEIARSSENHQDDSSVAKQSKPSAIEEGSQMIVSEVGGIVHETSLENSCVPSVSETKAENANCLNEKSSHCVLLALEEAKQSETESSNQLAVSDFPMTGPENSLENICQSSCSLTMEADKIEGSSKKSSCDISVAMDESKKFEKENDESHGGSMECEESQVVGTDSEHTLVCSIGPEDTSGNTDKSSYSSEMQEGKIEGSSQNIPEKSNKLEAETDDQTQSSEMALANMSENIEGSSSSGMQEDKIEGSSLNVPEESNRLEAETDDQTQFGGMAVDKMSEKIEGSSLNVLEESNRSEAEIDDQAQCGEMALANMPEKIEGLSSLVMQEDKIEGSSLNVPESNRLEVEIDDQTQFGGMTLAKMSEKTEGSSLNVPEESNRSEAETNDQAQCGGMALVNMPEKIEGLSFSGMQEDKIEGSSLNVPDESNRLEAETDDQTQFGGIALAKMLEKIEGSSLNVLEESSRSEAERDDQAQCGGMALANMPEKIEGLSSSWMQEDKIEGSSLNVPESNRLEAETDDQTQFGGMALAKMLEKIEGSSLNVSEESNRSEAETNDQAQCGGMALANMPEKIEDVSFSGMQEDKIEGSSLNVPEESNRLEVEKDDQTQFGGMVLAKMSEKIEGSSQNVLEESSRSEAERDDQAQCGGMALANMPEKIEGLSSSWMQEDKIEGSSLNVPEESKRQKAETVTDDETQCDGMAPANMLPSSSLLEEKTDVLSEKDPAE